GAAAGCCGGGCCCTGCCACCTCGGCCTGTGCGACGTCATCGAGACGGTTGAGCTTGAGCGCCAGCAGCATGGCGATATCGCGCGGTTTCATGCCGGCGGGCTTCGCCAGCACCATCGCCGCGTTCGTGGCGAGATCGCCATGGCTCGGGTCGCGGGGTGGTTCGACGGCGACGGCGCGCGTGTCGAGACCCGCCGGAAGGTCACCTTCCGCCATCAACGTGGCGAGGGCGGTGGCGACATGGGCAGCAAAACGCGGATAGAGGTTCAAGGCGGGGTCCGGTGCGGGAGGTTGCAAGTCCCTCCTACTGCCCGGCGCGGCTGGCGTCATCCCCCATGCTGTCTCGCACATGCAACAAAGCCGCCGCCCGCCCGTTGGCACGTTCATGTATGACTTCAACTCCTACCATCTGTTGCTTGCGGCGATCGGGACGGTGACGATCATCGCCTATTGGGTTCCGCGCTTTGTTTCGGGGCGCGAGCCGGCAGCGTCGGCGCTGCTGATCGGGCTGGGGCTTGCCGTGTTCGGACTTGTCCCGGGAATGCCGAAGGCCATTGACCCGATCAGCAACCCGGTGCCGTGGGAGCATATCAGCGAGGTCTGCGTCATCGTCGGCCTTTTCGGCGTCGGATTGAAGATCGACAACCTCCGCGGCTGGCGGCACTGGCGCCCAACGGCGCGACTGCTCGTGGTGGCCATGCCGCTGTCCATCGCCGCGGTGGCCGGTTTGGGATGGGCAATCGGCGGGATGACGTTCGCCGGGGCGTTGCTTCTGGGCGCGGTGCTGGCCCCCACCGACCCGGTGCTCGCCGGCGATGTGCAGGTCGGGCCACCGCGCGAGGGCGGCGAGCATCCGGTGCGCTTTGCACTGACAACCGAGGCGGGCCTCAATGACGGACTGGCCTTTCCTTTTGTCCACCTGGCGCTGACACTCGCGGTGGCGGGGGCGGTGACGCCGGACCTGATCGGCGAGTGGCTGTGGCGCGATGTCGTCTATCGGATCGTCGTCGGCGCCGGCTGCGGGGTCGCGCTGGGCTGGCTGCTGGGCCGCATATTGTTCATCCTGCCGCGGGAGAATTCGCTCGCCAAGACCGAAGCCGGGGTCATCGCGCTGGCCGGTGTGCTGGCGGCCTATGGCCTGACCGAGCTGGCCGAGGGCTATGGTTTCATCGCGGCCTTTCTTGCTGGCCTGACGTTGCGCCAAGCCGAAGCCGCGCACGAATTCCACGTCCGAATGCACGGTTTTTCGGAGAACATCGAGCATGCGCTGACCGCGCTGCTGCTCATCGGGCTGGGCGCTGCGCTTCCGTCGCTGCTGCCGGCGCTGGGCTGGACCGAGGCGGCGATCGGCCTCGCGCTGGTGTTCGTCGTGCGCCCGCTCGCAGCGTGGGTGGCGCTGAAGGGTGCGATGCACAAGACTCGCGAGCGCTCGGTCGTGGCATTCTATGGGGTGCGCGGTGTCGGCTCGATCTACTATCTTGCCTATGCCGGATCGCACATGCAGCTGCTCAACGAAGCGCAGCTTTGGGCGATCGTTGCCTTCACGGTCCTGCTGTCGACGATCGTCCACGGCTTCACCGCCGGCCTGGCCGTGGAGCGGGTGACCGGTGAGGCGCCGCCGGGAGGCGACACGGCGGCAGAGACCTGAGCCCGGACGTCGCCCGCAGTCCCCGATCAGGCGACCGTCTGCTCGATTGCCCCGAAGATCGAATGGTGGCGGTCATCGAGCATCTCGATCCGCACGACATCGCCCGGGGCCAGGAAGGGCGTTGCCGGCGCGCCGTTTTCGATCGTTTCGACCATGCGGACTTCGGCGATGCAGCTGTAGCCAGCGCCGCCGCTGGCGACGGGCTGGCCCGGGCCGCCATCGGGACCGCGGTTGGAAACGGTGCCTGAGCCGATGATGCTGCCGGCGGTGATGCTGCGCGTCTTGGCCAGATGCGCGATCAGCGTGCCGAAATCGAAGGTCATGTCGATGCCGGCATCGGCGCGGCCGAACGGCTGCCCGTTGAGATCGACACTGAGCACGCCGTGGAGCTTGCCGTCGCGCCAGCGGTCCCCAAGCGCGTCGGGGGTGACGAACACCGGCGACAAGGCGGAGGCGGGTTTCGACTGGACGAAGCCGAAGCCCTTGGCGAGTTCATCGGGGATGAGGCCGCGCAGCGACACGTCGTTGACGAGGCCGACAAGGCGGATGGCAGCCAGTGCCTGGTCGCGGCTTGCGCCTTGCGGCACATCGCCGGTGACGACAACGACTTCGGCCTCCAGGTCCAACCCCCAGCCGGCATCCTGGAACGGGATCGGGTCGCGGGGAGCGAGGAAGCGGTCGCTGCCGCCCTGGTACATCAGCGGGTCGGTCCAGAAGCTGGCAGGCAGTTCGGCGCCGCGCGCCTTCCGCACCAGTTCGACATGGTTCACATAAGCGCTGCCATCGGCCCATTGATAGGCGCGCGGCAGTGGCGCGGCGACATCGCGTTCGTGGAAGCGGCTGTGCGGGACAGCGTCATGCGCCAGGCTTTCGGCGACACCGCGCAGGATCGGTTCGGCATGATGCCAGTCGTCGAGTGCCGCCTGCAGGGTCGGGAACATTGGCGGCGGCGCCGCGCACCAGGCGAGATCGTCGGAGACGACGACGAGACGGCCATCCCGGCCGTGGCGGAGCGAGGCGAGTTTCATGCGGACAGTGGTGAACCTGCCACACGCTGCGCGCAAGACCCTGAAACGCCGGCGGCGGGCCCGATGGACCCGCCGCCTTCGACTTTCGAGACGCCAGGCTTAGGCGACGAGCGCGCGCTTGCGGCGGCGCATCGCGACGCCGACCAGCGAGAAGCCGGCGATGAGCATGGCCCAGCTGGCCGGTTCCGGAACGATCTCGGCGGCCGGGATCGGGTTCGGCTCGGCCGAGAACTGGCCGCCGGTGACGGCGCGGAAGCTGCGCAGCGCGCCGTTGGCAGCGGTGAACGCCGTCGGTGCAATGGCGGTGAGCGATGTGGCGCGATCAAGCTGCGCCATGGCGTCGATCGTCAGGAAGTCCGACGTGAAGCTGATGTCCGAGCCGTTGATGCCGGACGCGAAGCTGGCGCCCGAAGAGCCAAAACGGTTGGTCACCACATTGCCACCGGAGAAGGTGCCCGACAGCAGGTTGGAGCCCGCCGCATAGGTGGTGGTGATGAGGCCCGGCCCCGAGATGGTGATGTCGGAAGTCGAAACGAAGCTGAAGCTGCCGCTGAGACCCGGCTGGATATAGGCGTTGCCGAGGACCAGAACCGGGCTGTCCTTCGCCACGACAGCGTTCATCGTGTAAACGGCACTGATGTTGTTGACCATCGGCGCGATCAACGAGTTGATGAAGCTGAAGTTCACCACGACGCCACCCGGAACGGTCGCGTTGGGAGTCGACGTCGTATAATAGACGGCGTCGTTGGCGCGGTCGGCTGCCGTCCCCGAATTGATCCAACGGACATTGGTACCACCAGCCGAGCTGAACGTCGCGAAGGTGGTAAGCACGGCGGCTGCCGGCGTGGCGACCGAAAGACCGACGAGCGCAGCGAGCAACGGAAGATGCTTCATGATGACCGGTCCTTAATAATCGGCTAATATTTGGACAGTGCAAATATAGAATTGGAACAACCCAACTGTCCCAATACCAAGCAAGAACCATGCCAACTTACGAATTATCTTAAGTAGCTGATTGTTAATAGGGCGATGTGCTAATAAGGCGTTAAGCGTGTAAAGCCAGCCGACACTTTAGGTGGCATGGTCTTTTTTCAGGCGGCAAGCGTCGCTTCGGAGATCGCGAAAAGGGTGGCAGCGCCGCGGGTCACCGGTGCGGAGAGCGCGCCGACCTGGGGAAGCAACTGCTCGGCAAAAAAGCGGGCGGTGGTGATCTTGGCGGCGAGGAACGCGGCATCGCCGATGCCCGCATCGCGCTGCTTTTGTGCAGCCAGCGCCTGCTTGGCCAGCAGCCAGCCGCCGAGCGTCAACCCCATCATCCGCAAATAGGGGGTGGCCCCGGCGGCAACATCGTCGGCGTTGTTGGCGGCGGCGAGCCAGAGCGTGGCGGCCCTGGTCGCGGTGAGCGCATCGTCGAGCCAGGGCGCGAGGCCGGCAAGCTCCGCATTGGCGTTGAGGTCATGAAGCGTGTCGCCGATCTGGGCGAACAGCTCCTGCCAATGGGTGCCGCCGTCCATGCCGAGCTTGCGGCCGACAAGATCGAGTGCCTGGATGCCGTTGGTGCCTTCGTAGATCGGCGCAATGCGCGCGTCGCGCAGAAACTGGGCGGCGCCGGTTTCCTCGACATAGCCCATGCCGCCGAACACCTGCAGCGCCAGCGAGGCGACTTCCACGCCGACATCGGTCGCCCAGGCCTTGGAAATGGGGGTGAGCAGGTCGGCGAGGCCCGTTGCGGCGGCGTCGCCGGCGTGGCCGCGGTCGACGGCGGCGGCATTGAGATAGACCAGCGCGCGGGTGGCTTCGGTCAGTGCCCGGCAGGTCATCAGCGTGCGGCGGACATCGGCGTGATCGATGATGCGCACGGCCTCGCGGGACCCGCCGAACTTTGCCGACTGGACGCGCTGGCGGGCGAAGGCGACGGCATGCTGGGTGGCCGCCTCGGCAATGGCGACACCCTGCAGGCCGACCTGGACCCGGGCGTTGTTCATCATCGTGAACATGGCGCGCATCCCGGCACCTTCGGCGCCGACGAGATAGCCGACGCAGTTGTCGTTGTCGCCGAAGCTCATCGTGCAGGTCGGCGAGGCGTGGATGCCGAGCTTGTGTTCGAGCCCGGTGCAGATGAGGTCGTTGCGCGCCCCGTCGGGGAGGATCTTGGGGCACAGGAACAGGCTTATGCCCTTGGTGCCGGCCGGCGCATCGGGCAGGCGGGCAAGGACCAGGTGGACGATATTGTCGGCCGCGTCATGTTCGCCCCAGGTGATGTAGATCTTGGTGCCCTTGATGCGATAGCTGCCGTCGGCATGCGGCACGGCGCGAGTCTTCAGCGCGCCGACGTCGGACCCGGCGGAAGGCTCGGTCAGGTTCATCGTTCCGGTCCATTCGCCGCTGACGAGCCTGGCGAGATAGCGGTCCTGCAATTCGGGGCTGGCATGGGCCGCGAGCGCCTCGATGGCGCCCTGGCTGAGCATCATGCACAGGGCGAACGCCATGTTGGCGCTGGTCAATTGTTCCTGCACGGCGACAGCGACCGCGAAGGGCAGCCCCTGGCCGCCATGCGCCTCGGCGACGCCGAGCCCGGCCCAGCCACCCGCGACGTAGAGCCCATAGGCATCGGCAAAGCCCGGCGGCAGGGTGACGACGCCATCGGCCAGGCGGGCGCCGGCCTTGTCCCCGACGGCGTTGAGCGGTGCAAAGACGTTCGAGGCGAGCTTGCCCGATTCGGCGAGGATGGCATCGACCATGTCGGGCGTGGCGTTGGCGTAGGGCGGCAGCGCCGCGAGTCCCGGCACATCGGCGATGACGTCGAGCACGAAACGCTGTTCGGCAGCGGGGGCGGTATAGGTCATGGGCCAGGCCTTGGGGTTGTGACCGTCCCGCTATAGACGGGGGACATGACCGACAAAAGCCGCATCCGCCCTGCCGACGCCGCCGGCATTGCCGCGGCTGTCGCGGTGCTGCGCGCCGGGGGCATCGTCGCGGTGCCGACCGAAACCGTCTATGGCCTGGCAGGCCGGGCGTCGGACGCCGACGCGGTGGCGCGCATCTATGCCGCCAAGGGGCGACCGGGGTTCAACCCGTTGATCGTGCATGTCGCGGGGGTGGCGCAGGCCGAAACGCTGGTGGTTGTCGACGCGGTGGCGCGGGCGTTGATGGCGGAATATTGGCCGGGGCCGCTGACGCTGGTCCTGCCGCTGCGCGACGGCGCCGATGTGGCGGCGCCGGTGACGGCGGGGCTGGGCACGCTGGCGGTGCGCTGCCCGGCGCATCCGGTGATGCAGGCGCTTATCGCAGCGGTCGGACCGCTGGCAGCGCCATCCGCCAATGCATCGGGACGGATTTCCCCGACGCGGGCGGAGCATGTGGCGGGGTCGCTGGGGGACAGCGTCGGGCTGATCCTGGATGGCGGGCCGGCGCATGCGGGGGTGGAATCGACGATCGCGATGGTGGCGGATGGCGTGGTGCGCGTACTGCGCCCGGGTGCCGTGCTGTTGCCGCCGTCCGGCGCCGGGACCGACGCTGCGCGCGCGCCGGCCTTGCCGTCTCGCCATAATCCTCCGGCCTCGGGCGAGGTCGTGGCGCCGGGAATGCTGGCCTCGCATTATGCGCCGCGGCAACCCGTAAGGCTGGAGGCGGTGACGGCACTGCCCGGCGAGTTTCACATCGGCTTCGGGGCGGTAGCAGGGGACGTCAGCCTGTCGCCGGCAGGCGATGTGGTGGAGGCGGCGGCGCGGCTGTTCGAGCTGCTTCATGCCGCCGAAGCCAGCGGGCGCGCGGCGATTGCCGTGGCGCCGGTGCCGATGTCGGGGCTGGGGGTGGCGATCAATGACCGGCTGCAGCGGGCTGCGGCACCGAAATAGCTTGCGAATGGTTCGCAATAGCATATTCTGCCGGGGCTTCGGCCTTTGGGAGAATGGCGATGTACCTGGAATTTCGCGGCAACGAGGATGAGCCGCATTGGGGCCGGAACGGCCGGGTCGGCGCGCTGGCGCCGGGCGAACAGCGGATTTTATGGGCGGTGCGCCGGCTGGCGTTGATGCGGCCGCTGGGCGCGGCGCGGTGCCAGGCGGTGCACGTCGCCCTGCAACGCGATTTCGGCGACACCGGTCTGGGGATCGAACATCTGCTGCG
This is a stretch of genomic DNA from Polymorphobacter fuscus. It encodes these proteins:
- a CDS encoding fumarylacetoacetate hydrolase family protein → MKLASLRHGRDGRLVVVSDDLAWCAAPPPMFPTLQAALDDWHHAEPILRGVAESLAHDAVPHSRFHERDVAAPLPRAYQWADGSAYVNHVELVRKARGAELPASFWTDPLMYQGGSDRFLAPRDPIPFQDAGWGLDLEAEVVVVTGDVPQGASRDQALAAIRLVGLVNDVSLRGLIPDELAKGFGFVQSKPASALSPVFVTPDALGDRWRDGKLHGVLSVDLNGQPFGRADAGIDMTFDFGTLIAHLAKTRSITAGSIIGSGTVSNRGPDGGPGQPVASGGAGYSCIAEVRMVETIENGAPATPFLAPGDVVRIEMLDDRHHSIFGAIEQTVA
- a CDS encoding PEPxxWA-CTERM sorting domain-containing protein, with amino-acid sequence MKHLPLLAALVGLSVATPAAAVLTTFATFSSAGGTNVRWINSGTAADRANDAVYYTTSTPNATVPGGVVVNFSFINSLIAPMVNNISAVYTMNAVVAKDSPVLVLGNAYIQPGLSGSFSFVSTSDITISGPGLITTTYAAGSNLLSGTFSGGNVVTNRFGSSGASFASGINGSDISFTSDFLTIDAMAQLDRATSLTAIAPTAFTAANGALRSFRAVTGGQFSAEPNPIPAAEIVPEPASWAMLIAGFSLVGVAMRRRKRALVA
- a CDS encoding acyl-CoA dehydrogenase; the encoded protein is MTYTAPAAEQRFVLDVIADVPGLAALPPYANATPDMVDAILAESGKLASNVFAPLNAVGDKAGARLADGVVTLPPGFADAYGLYVAGGWAGLGVAEAHGGQGLPFAVAVAVQEQLTSANMAFALCMMLSQGAIEALAAHASPELQDRYLARLVSGEWTGTMNLTEPSAGSDVGALKTRAVPHADGSYRIKGTKIYITWGEHDAADNIVHLVLARLPDAPAGTKGISLFLCPKILPDGARNDLICTGLEHKLGIHASPTCTMSFGDNDNCVGYLVGAEGAGMRAMFTMMNNARVQVGLQGVAIAEAATQHAVAFARQRVQSAKFGGSREAVRIIDHADVRRTLMTCRALTEATRALVYLNAAAVDRGHAGDAAATGLADLLTPISKAWATDVGVEVASLALQVFGGMGYVEETGAAQFLRDARIAPIYEGTNGIQALDLVGRKLGMDGGTHWQELFAQIGDTLHDLNANAELAGLAPWLDDALTATRAATLWLAAANNADDVAAGATPYLRMMGLTLGGWLLAKQALAAQKQRDAGIGDAAFLAAKITTARFFAEQLLPQVGALSAPVTRGAATLFAISEATLAA
- a CDS encoding L-threonylcarbamoyladenylate synthase, giving the protein MTDKSRIRPADAAGIAAAVAVLRAGGIVAVPTETVYGLAGRASDADAVARIYAAKGRPGFNPLIVHVAGVAQAETLVVVDAVARALMAEYWPGPLTLVLPLRDGADVAAPVTAGLGTLAVRCPAHPVMQALIAAVGPLAAPSANASGRISPTRAEHVAGSLGDSVGLILDGGPAHAGVESTIAMVADGVVRVLRPGAVLLPPSGAGTDAARAPALPSRHNPPASGEVVAPGMLASHYAPRQPVRLEAVTALPGEFHIGFGAVAGDVSLSPAGDVVEAAARLFELLHAAEASGRAAIAVAPVPMSGLGVAINDRLQRAAAPK
- a CDS encoding cation:proton antiporter, producing MYDFNSYHLLLAAIGTVTIIAYWVPRFVSGREPAASALLIGLGLAVFGLVPGMPKAIDPISNPVPWEHISEVCVIVGLFGVGLKIDNLRGWRHWRPTARLLVVAMPLSIAAVAGLGWAIGGMTFAGALLLGAVLAPTDPVLAGDVQVGPPREGGEHPVRFALTTEAGLNDGLAFPFVHLALTLAVAGAVTPDLIGEWLWRDVVYRIVVGAGCGVALGWLLGRILFILPRENSLAKTEAGVIALAGVLAAYGLTELAEGYGFIAAFLAGLTLRQAEAAHEFHVRMHGFSENIEHALTALLLIGLGAALPSLLPALGWTEAAIGLALVFVVRPLAAWVALKGAMHKTRERSVVAFYGVRGVGSIYYLAYAGSHMQLLNEAQLWAIVAFTVLLSTIVHGFTAGLAVERVTGEAPPGGDTAAET